Proteins found in one Magnolia sinica isolate HGM2019 chromosome 5, MsV1, whole genome shotgun sequence genomic segment:
- the LOC131246795 gene encoding transcription factor bHLH62-like isoform X2, protein MEKEKLFMNSNSPTPLSYGGSSSSPPNWQQSSSGMDVQLGELNCTPEQLPSCFLNLNWEGSMDQSVPFESALSSIVSSPAASNAAVPVESVVIRELIGRLGSICNSGEISPRSQTMGATSHASYIGGNNSTNTSCYSTPLNSPPKLNLSTMDHQARGNLPVPGGSIAGRPSLAPFSADPGFAERAAKFSCFGNGSYGSLTSQFGFPETEFPYRSSQPRMESGKLSRVSSSQSLKAGSQTGISENREMALQEGLEAEMRSASASDKKFNRLSRSSSPENAEFRIAREESSASYQITRGELKGPNEVNARKRKAAPKGKPKELPSTSSAKDAKATEDDDSSTKRCKPEEAAGAGKNAIKPKAEQNSNGVEDCDQKKGKENNSKPPEPPKQDYIHVRARRGQATDSHSLAERVRREKISERMKFLQDLVPGCNKVTGKAVMLDEIINYVQSLQRQVEFLSMKLATVNPRLDFNVESLLSKDVLHSRGPLAHTVHPLDSSASSFSFMHQTQPGPLQSIGSNGPLDAHFSLNPLDATLRRALSMQLPTGDGYGDASQLANVWDDDLQSVVEMGFGQNQETAFPLQSFHGSVPTSHMKIEL, encoded by the exons ATGGAAAAAGAGAAGCTTTTCATGAATTCCAATAGCCCAACTCCACTGAGCTATGGTGGATCATCGTCGTCGCCTCCCAACTGGCAGCAATCCTCGTCAGGTATGGATGTTCAGCTGGGTGAGTTGAATTGCACTCCCGAACAGTTGCCGTCTTGCTTTCTCAATCTCAATTGGGAGGGTTCGATGGACCAGAGCGTCCCGTTCGAATCCGCCCTCAGCTCGATTGTCTCATCTCCTGCTGCATCAAATGCTGCCGTTCCTGTTGAGAGTGTTGTCATTCGGGAACTGATAGGGCGGTTGGGGAGCATCTGTAACTCTGGCGAGATCTCGCCACGGTCACAGACAATGGGTGCCACCAGCCATGCTTCTTACATTGGAGGAAATAACAGTACTAACACCTCATGTTACAGCACGCCTCTGAATTCCCCACCTAAGCTCAATCTCTCCACCATGGATCATCAGGCCAGGGGGAATTTGCCCGTTCCAGGGGGTTCGATAGCAGGCCGCCCGAGTCTGGCCCCTTTCTCTGCTGATCCTGGCTTTGCAGAGAGAGCTGCCAAGTTCTCCTGCTTCGGCAATGGAAGTTATGGCAGCTTGACGAGCCAATTCGGGTTCCCTGAAACTGAATTTCCATATAGATCGTCACAGCCAAGGATGGAAAGCGGTAAGCTTTCAAGAGTCTCAAGCAGCCAGTCTCTCAAGGCTGGATCTCAGACAGGCATTTCAGAGAACAGGGAAATGGCGTTGCAGGAAGGGTTGGAGGCGGAGATGCGATCGGCTTCTGCGTCTGACAAGAAGTTCAATCGATTGTCGCGCTCTTCTAGCCCTGAAAATGCAGAATTCAGGATTGCCCGTGAAGAATCGTCGGCTTCCTATCAGATCACACGTGGGGAGCTCAAAGGCCCAAATGAGGTCAACGCCAGAAAGAGAAAAGCAGCTCCAAAGGGCAAGCCAAAGGAGCTCCCATCGACTTCCTCAGCCAAAGATGCTAAG GCAACTGAAGATGACGATTCAAGCACAAAGAGATGCAAGCCGGAGGAAGCCGCTGGTGCCGGAAAGAATGCCATAAAGCCAAAGGCCGAACAGAATAGCAATGGAGTGGAGGATTGTGatcagaagaaaggaaaagagaacaaTTCAAAGCCTCCCGAGCCGCCCAAGCAGGATTACATCCATGTCAGGGCAAGGAGAGGCCAAGCTACAGACAGCCACAGTCTAGCAGAAAGG GTCCGAAGAGAGAAGATCAGCGAACGGATGAAGTTCCTGCAAGATCTGGTCCCAGGTTGCAATAAG GTGACTGGTAAAGCAGTTATGCTCGACGAGATCATAAACTACGTGCAGTCATTGCAGCGCCAGGTTGAG TTCCTTTCTATGAAGCTGGCTACTGTGAATCCGAGGTTAGATTTCAATGTGGAAAGTCTCCTCTCAAAGGAT GTTCTTCACTCGCGCGGGCCGTTGGCACATACGGTGCATCCATTAGATTCATCAGCatcatcattttcttttatgcaccaAACACAACCAGGACCCCTCCAGAGCATTGGATCGAATGGACCATTGGATGCCCATTTCTCTCTAAatccattagatgccacactacGGCGGGCTCTTAGCATGCAGCTTCCGACCGGTGATGGATATGGGGATGCTTCTCAG CTCGCTAATGTCTGGGATGATGACCTTCAAAGTGTTGTCGAAATGGGTTTCGGACAGAATCAGGAAACGGCATTCCCACTGCAGAGCTTCCATG GCTCAGtgcccacatcccacatgaaaattgAGCTCTAA
- the LOC131246795 gene encoding transcription factor bHLH62-like isoform X1, which yields MEKEKLFMNSNSPTPLSYGGSSSSPPNWQQSSSGMDVQLGELNCTPEQLPSCFLNLNWEGSMDQSVPFESALSSIVSSPAASNAAVPVESVVIRELIGRLGSICNSGEISPRSQTMGATSHASYIGGNNSTNTSCYSTPLNSPPKLNLSTMDHQARGNLPVPGGSIAGRPSLAPFSADPGFAERAAKFSCFGNGSYGSLTSQFGFPETEFPYRSSQPRMESGKLSRVSSSQSLKAGSQTGISENREMALQEGLEAEMRSASASDKKFNRLSRSSSPENAEFRIAREESSASYQITRGELKGPNEVNARKRKAAPKGKPKELPSTSSAKDAKATEDDDSSTKRCKPEEAAGAGKNAIKPKAEQNSNGVEDCDQKKGKENNSKPPEPPKQDYIHVRARRGQATDSHSLAERVRREKISERMKFLQDLVPGCNKVTGKAVMLDEIINYVQSLQRQVEFLSMKLATVNPRLDFNVESLLSKDVLHSRGPLAHTVHPLDSSASSFSFMHQTQPGPLQSIGSNGPLDAHFSLNPLDATLRRALSMQLPTGDGYGDASQLANVWDDDLQSVVEMGFGQNQETAFPLQSFHGRRSNQMLSAHIPHEN from the exons ATGGAAAAAGAGAAGCTTTTCATGAATTCCAATAGCCCAACTCCACTGAGCTATGGTGGATCATCGTCGTCGCCTCCCAACTGGCAGCAATCCTCGTCAGGTATGGATGTTCAGCTGGGTGAGTTGAATTGCACTCCCGAACAGTTGCCGTCTTGCTTTCTCAATCTCAATTGGGAGGGTTCGATGGACCAGAGCGTCCCGTTCGAATCCGCCCTCAGCTCGATTGTCTCATCTCCTGCTGCATCAAATGCTGCCGTTCCTGTTGAGAGTGTTGTCATTCGGGAACTGATAGGGCGGTTGGGGAGCATCTGTAACTCTGGCGAGATCTCGCCACGGTCACAGACAATGGGTGCCACCAGCCATGCTTCTTACATTGGAGGAAATAACAGTACTAACACCTCATGTTACAGCACGCCTCTGAATTCCCCACCTAAGCTCAATCTCTCCACCATGGATCATCAGGCCAGGGGGAATTTGCCCGTTCCAGGGGGTTCGATAGCAGGCCGCCCGAGTCTGGCCCCTTTCTCTGCTGATCCTGGCTTTGCAGAGAGAGCTGCCAAGTTCTCCTGCTTCGGCAATGGAAGTTATGGCAGCTTGACGAGCCAATTCGGGTTCCCTGAAACTGAATTTCCATATAGATCGTCACAGCCAAGGATGGAAAGCGGTAAGCTTTCAAGAGTCTCAAGCAGCCAGTCTCTCAAGGCTGGATCTCAGACAGGCATTTCAGAGAACAGGGAAATGGCGTTGCAGGAAGGGTTGGAGGCGGAGATGCGATCGGCTTCTGCGTCTGACAAGAAGTTCAATCGATTGTCGCGCTCTTCTAGCCCTGAAAATGCAGAATTCAGGATTGCCCGTGAAGAATCGTCGGCTTCCTATCAGATCACACGTGGGGAGCTCAAAGGCCCAAATGAGGTCAACGCCAGAAAGAGAAAAGCAGCTCCAAAGGGCAAGCCAAAGGAGCTCCCATCGACTTCCTCAGCCAAAGATGCTAAG GCAACTGAAGATGACGATTCAAGCACAAAGAGATGCAAGCCGGAGGAAGCCGCTGGTGCCGGAAAGAATGCCATAAAGCCAAAGGCCGAACAGAATAGCAATGGAGTGGAGGATTGTGatcagaagaaaggaaaagagaacaaTTCAAAGCCTCCCGAGCCGCCCAAGCAGGATTACATCCATGTCAGGGCAAGGAGAGGCCAAGCTACAGACAGCCACAGTCTAGCAGAAAGG GTCCGAAGAGAGAAGATCAGCGAACGGATGAAGTTCCTGCAAGATCTGGTCCCAGGTTGCAATAAG GTGACTGGTAAAGCAGTTATGCTCGACGAGATCATAAACTACGTGCAGTCATTGCAGCGCCAGGTTGAG TTCCTTTCTATGAAGCTGGCTACTGTGAATCCGAGGTTAGATTTCAATGTGGAAAGTCTCCTCTCAAAGGAT GTTCTTCACTCGCGCGGGCCGTTGGCACATACGGTGCATCCATTAGATTCATCAGCatcatcattttcttttatgcaccaAACACAACCAGGACCCCTCCAGAGCATTGGATCGAATGGACCATTGGATGCCCATTTCTCTCTAAatccattagatgccacactacGGCGGGCTCTTAGCATGCAGCTTCCGACCGGTGATGGATATGGGGATGCTTCTCAG CTCGCTAATGTCTGGGATGATGACCTTCAAAGTGTTGTCGAAATGGGTTTCGGACAGAATCAGGAAACGGCATTCCCACTGCAGAGCTTCCATGGTAGGAGATCAAACCAaat GCTCAGtgcccacatcccacatgaaaattgA